The window GGCCTCTACCTCCATGGCCGCCTTAGCAACACGCTTCTGCCTTCATCAACAAGAGGCAATTGGAACATAACAGGAAGGTGGATTCAGATGACCCTGCACATCATAGCAACGGATGGGTGACAGCAGTTCTACAGAGTCCATGCAAGCAATGAGTGTAGCCGATTATTTCTAATAGAAGATTTCATGTCCTCTAGATTTGCTGCAGTGGCTTGAGTGGGTGTTTGCTTCAATTATTTTGCCACTTGGTCTGGTCTCTGTACATATAACTTTCTAAAAGATTAACTTTGAAAGAGGAAGAGATAAAAGAAAGCAAAAACATATGACCCAACTTCTTATTGGATGGCAATGGCTTTAAATTTGCTTGGACCTTTTACAGGTCCATTAGGATAGATCTGTTTCCACCCTTTTTCCTCTGTGCACCTGGGGCATTGTTCCTGGCTTCCCTTATGTCCTGTGGCCCTCTAATTCTCTATAAATACTGAGTTATAATTACCTAGAATCCTGttcatttatttgaaatttgtacCTAAATTGCTTTCATTTTAATTCTTAGCATTATGATTGCAGTATTTAAAATGATTGATTACTAGAACATGGAGAATTTTAGTGGGACAGGTTTTTTCAGAGTTCATGGAGAAGCAACATAACTTGGTGAATAtagtaaaggggaaaaaataaagctAAGGCTTCAGGTCTAGGCAACAGGATGGATGGTGATGTTATattgacagatgcaaagaatagttgaggagaggaaaggaaatttTAGGGGCAAGATGAAAAGTTAAGTCTTAAACATACAATTTCCCCCTCTCATATAACATGATGCATTGGGGAGCACAATATTAAAATAAACAAGATAGTTTCCAGtctaattttaactttttatacgTTCTTGTAGATTGTAATGTAGAATACAATGTAGAATGATGTTCGGTGTAGTCCCTTTCAGTAAATACTGAAGGGCTAGTTTTTCAAATCTGCCAACGCACTAAACAATTGAGTTGCAAGTTAACAGGAATTCAGCATACATGTCCCTAAGACACTTTTGAAAATCTCAGCATATCAAGTTTTAATTAGTCATTTGGTCAGTTAATTTAAGAAGTAGGGAAATAAATGTGGAGGAGCTCAAGTATGGCGCCTTCAGTATACTGATGATATCCTATTCTCTCCTTGTTATCTATTGCTATTTAACATTTAATTACTATCTTTATTGAACTAGGCAATGTACAGAATATTGATTACACTGCCTATACAGATATATGCACTAGGCAATATACagcagggtggttgttgttttttatcctAGAATTGCAACTTGCCTTGCACGAAATAAATACATTCAATTCAGTTTAGGCAATGGAACCCAATTCAAAATAATGAGGTCTAGCAACCCGAGAGGTAACAAGGATCACTATAATTAAAGAGAGCCAATTTCCCTTGCTCATTTGTTTGTAGTCTTGTATTGCTCCTGGATCTATTCCTATGCCCAATGTCAGTCTAGTAATGAAGGTGCTGTGGAAAGATGGGAGTATAGCTAGAAGAAATTTGGTTAAACATCACAGGAAATTCATTCAAAGGGTAAACCTTTGTGAAATTCAGAACTTAGGAGGAGTTACTTTTTTTGGAACACAAAGCCAGCAGTTATTTATCCACACATATTCAAGGCTGAGTAGCTTCAGCCAGGGAGGatgaaattcagcaggtgaagaTCTTCACAATTTCACTTACTATTTAAAGACAGAGATACAAATGACAGTTGAAAGGTTGGCAATCCTTATAGCACAGCTGCATAGAGATGCACCAGAAATTTACACCTGTAATTTTGTTAAAGTGCTATCAAGTATGCACTATATGGAAACAGCATATTTTAAAAGGATATCAATATATCATATAATAACATATCCTAAGCAAGGAGGAGCCACCTCATGgtgcaacggggaaatgacttgactatcaagccagaagttgccggtttgaatcttcactggtatgtttcccagattatgggaaacacctatatcgggcagcagcaatataggaagatactgaaaggcatcctctcatactgtgcaggagatgacaatgataaacccctcctgtattctaccaaagacaactacagggctttgtggttgcgccaggagtcgacattgactcgacagcacactttacctttactttaagcaAGGAGGAAAATATTTGCAAGTCATTACTCTGATCACTGATAGTCTCAGTATCTTTCATCTGAAATACCCATTTGTTTAATAACACAGTAAGTCTAATCACTTTCTTAAGGAGAACTTCTAAGCCAATAAAAATCTGATGCATGTACTGAATTAATCAGAAATGATGAATGAGACAGCAGGACAATGACAAAAGTGTTTTCTTCTCTCAGCTAGGGCCATATTGCCCAAATACTGATGTTTAGTACACATTACTACAGTTCTGAAATCCTGAATCATACTTAGTTTTGAAGCAATTTATTTGGTATCAAATAGCCTTTGTGGAGGAGCGAGGGTACAATTGTTCTATGCAGGCACTGAGGGATCCCCCTCAATAAACATTTAtgcacatatgaagctgtctaaaaatcattagtccatctagtaaATTTCCTAAATTTATGTGGCTTATTTTGATGAACAGCTGATTCATGCTTCACCAGAAAAGATACTccattttgagagagggagaaactaaTAATTCttacagagaaagaaagacaacTTATGAAACATGAGATAGTGGTAAATCCATATCTTTAAGAATTTGGGGAAGGAATATTCAGGAATAGATTCTATCCTGACCAGGTCTCTAAAACCAAGAATCTGAttaaataaaactaaaacaaGGTTTGTATTTGTCAGCACACTTTTAAAGCCACAGTTAGTGGCAAGATTAGTGGCAATTAGCATCTTCCCCACCTTCCAGTTCAGTACTTTCTTGGACACATCATGTATGGTAAAAAGCTGCTGCATCCAGCCCAGGGTGGTGAGAGGAGTGATCCGTGTTGTATCTGATCTATGCTGCATGCCTTAGCCACTGGTTACCACAGTAAACTCTGACAGGACCAACCATCTCTTTGTCAGGGATAAAGTACCCTATATCTTCAAACAAGCAATTGGCTTTTGCAAAGCTGATTTCACAAACCATCTGTTTGGTGAGTGCACACATGTAGATCTTTATGCACAGCAGGAACATAGCATACCACTATGTGCAAGGATCTTTGGATCAGAGCCCATGCATTTCAGTGCTCATGTTCTATTATGCAATGCAGTTTccaggaagctctctctctctctcaatctctctctctctctctctctatatatatatacacacacacacgcacaagtaCTATTTTAAAAACCGTTTAAAAGATTCTATCTGTATAAAAAGACATGTTAAAAGAACATGATTCAGCTGAATAAGATTCAGAAGGTTAAAACAGGTTTTCTCCTTTGTTCTCCAGTATTGTCACAGCCCTACGACACATTTGGGCAACCATATCTACCCAATTCATACTTCTCACCATCTGCACACCTATAAAGGAGTGAAATGTATCATACAAGAGGAAAACTGTACAACAAATCTAAAGAAACCTAAAGAAAAACAGCTATAGTTGGGGGCACGTTATCAAAATCATGGACTGAGACCAGGCAAGTAACTGAtgctctacagcaggcctgctcaacgtagggcccctagctgtttttggactacaacttccataatccccagccacagtggccaatagccagggattatgtgagctcaaggccaacatctgcaggagggccaaagtagacCAGCCCTGCTCTATAGTAACACAATGCAGAATCAGGGTTCTCAAGCTGCCCAGTGTATGGAGTGCTGTGAGGATTGGTCCCATTTGCAAAACAGCAGCTATGACTGCAATGGGTAGAAGGTCCAGATAAGGTAGCGCTTGTTACAAAGAATATTCTCTCTTCCTATATTCTGCACccagagtcttttaaaaaataaaatcctaacATAAATGATACTAGCCGTAATAAGGCTGAAGTCAGAgccccaaatggacaccaacttTCCCCCATTATTCACATGGCAGTGTATATATCCCCCCTTCTTATTCTAATACTGTGAGGGTTCCTGAAGATTTTTGATGCAATTCATGAAGATAAAGATGGATGTCTATTGCTGGATATCTCTAAAATGTCCTTAGTTCTTATCTTTTATAATTCTGTTTAATTGAGTGGGGAAAATACTCCTTTTGTCACTCCTAAGCTTGCAGGGACCAGAAGGGCTTGTGCTTCAGATGACATGACACCAACAGTAGGCAAAATGTGGATTCTTTGTGGATCTATACTTGTAATACATTTTGGTCTCAGAGGACCTGCTGGACGATGCTCTCCCTCAGCTGAGTCAGCCTGTCTTCTTTCAAAGCATCTCGAATAGCACAGAAGAAGCTGAAATAATGCTGAAAGTTATGCATCATAAGCAGGACTCCAGCCAGCAGCTCATTGGTCACGAGGAGGTGGTGAATGTAGGCACGACTGTGATTCTGACAGCAGTAGCATGAACATCCATTAACTAAAGGTCCAAAATCATCTTGAAATctaagagggagaagaaaggagggcACACAataaagctaaaaatataaagcaATCCTCCCAAATCTATAAATCATCCTAATTGGTatacacagtggctgacacaaggaaaattactcaaagtaaacccattgaaattaaaaggacaagttagacaatgcctgacttgtccttttaatttcagtggaactactttgaataactttcctcatgtcagccagcgTCATTACTCACACTGACACACTGTACTGAAACTAAAGACGGGTTCATTAGCTGAGTGTAATAAACCATTGTTCTAATGCCAGTTAGAAGCCTATTCAGTTCAATTCAGACATGTTATGAGTACAGTTAGGCTTACATGCTTCTGCTTTcatgtttttattcatttaatcatttatttattgtatttctataccgcctgatatagaaatctccaggtagtatacaaattaaaacataaaacaatataaaacagttaaaattcataaaacagacaaaatctcaataaataaaaactcattaaaatttagatgtcagttaaaagcctgggaaaacaggtatgactccagggtcctcctaaaagcaaatagagaaggaagtgctcttatttcagcagggagcacattccaaagccctggggcagcctcagaaaaggtccggtcctgagtcgccaccaaacaagttggcggcagccataaccggacctctccagatgatcttaataggcaacagggttcgtaacagagaaggtgctctcttaagtaccatggacccaagccattaaaggctttataagtaataaccagcactttgattttcgttcggaaacatattggcagcatgAGGAGTAGAGAAAATTCTGATTATGGTTTGCAAAAAACAATAGTTTGCCATTGTTCTTGAATATGGCAaactctggtttgtgcaagcCATAGCTGCACAATTTATTTGCAAATTATTAACAGAACAAATTATGTTAATTTGAATCAAATAATCAATAAGCAGCATCCATGTGTCTACAGTTTCTCAAAGAAAGAGAAGATAGGTTCCTgcaccaaagggttcacaatataaaaattaaCACAAGGGTAACATCAGGGGAAGAGGAGGCAAGAATAAACTGGGGAAGAACGTGTGATTATTTTGTTTACACATACTTAGGCTCAGTTACAGCAAAGTATGGGGACTTTGCTAGAGGGTTTGTCTAAAGGTTCCACAGAAAAATCAGAATCAGATAATGGTCTGATAAACTATAGTTTGTGCAAGCCATAGTTTTCTGTATTCAGATGAAACTGAGCTCTAATTTGTTGTGAGCTGCTGTTAGAAGTTATTCTAGAACAGAGCAGAAGACACACACCACAAGAAAAAGGTAGACAGCTACAGAAGCAACATGGTGCTAAGAGACATTCTGGAGATCAATTGTGCAAAGACATAGAAATCCAAGAACTTGCCTTGTGGATGGTTGTTCAGGTCCCTTTAAGATCTCATGATTATCACAAaataccacctcaccccactggtCTGTCCTAAGAATTGCATCCCAAAGCAAAGGCACTCATAACTGCTCATtgccagccttttaaaaattaaatattttcccCACACCAAACTTGGCCAGGACATACAGTTCTGGACAACAACAAACCCATTTCAGAAACATATCTGTAAAAAGAGATGGGATATTTGTCCAACAGGAACTCTGAAACCACAAGATTATTCAAATACCAAAGACCATTAGTAAAAGTACATTTTAAAGGTATTCTGATATCTTCTAACTTCTGGTCACCTCTACGATATGTGGCAACCATGGTTTTCCTCTAGATACTTATGCTGAAGAAAATGGACTTAGAAGTATGGCCGAGTTCCAATGTAACGCTAAACCATAGTTCAATCAACACTGCAAGAACAAGCCTTAGCCAGCTGTGGGATTGCACAATTCCCACCCCTGAGTTGATCCTAGTTCATTTTAACTAACTATAGCTAGAACATAATTATAGTTCCCCAAGTTCATACATAACGTGGAACAGGGCTTGTTCTAAAGTGAAAGCAGAAACTTTAAATCTcattttgtgtgagagagaaatgaggATGGAGTGTGAGAGCCCAAAGCTCACTGAGGCTCACTTTCATAAGCACTTAACACCATGATTTAGCATTACATCAGAAGGGACTATCTGTCTAAAGCAGCTAGTAAAATAACTTGAAGTAGTACATAACAGAATCTCACATTTCAAAGCCAACTCCCAACCAGCATACCTTTTCTCTTTCAAATATATTTCAAATGAAGTCATTTCTTGAGCTCCATTAGATGTTTCACTTTTTATTTTCTCAGCCTCTTTCTTTTCTGCATCTGGTTTCCCATTTTCTTTTATTACTGTAATTAGGCAAGAGTATTTCATTAACAAGGTGAAATAAAAACAAGAATGGACCGTGGACAAGATATAAAACACTTTATGAGCAGCAATTACTGCTACTCATAAAAACCTATGCGCAGGAaacccactagtctacttgtctgtgacaagtgaaaaatgaggCCTGATGAGCAAAAAAAGGTCTTAATGAGTAATGCACCAACAAAGCTTGAGGTGATGACATAGGCAGAATGGTAAAGataaagcgtgccgtcaagtcgatttcaactcctggcacccacagagccctctggttttcttttggtagaatacaggaggggtttaccattgcctcctcctgcgcagtatgagatgatgcctttcagtatcttcttatatcgctgctgcccgatataggtgttaacataccactggggatttgaaccggcaaccttctgcttgttagtcaagcattttcccactgtgccacttaaggcagAATGGTGGCAAAACTCATTCGAAGAGCCCTTCAAGCGCAAATGGTTGCACTTTTTTGTTGTcctgttgccttttttttttttttcaataaCTGCTATCACGTTCCTTCCTGCCTAAACTATATTAAGTCACTGTGCTGTTAATTCATtagcttattttattttgatgGAGTTTACAAGTAACATGTATCTAAACTGCATTCCATATCTGAGCTGACGGTGTCAGTCTACTGAAGGGATTTAAATCAGAAAATGTATGCTGTCAAAGTAGCAGTGCTTTTATAGGAGAAGAGAAACCTACATTTTAGTTGTAAAATTTCAGTTGGCTGAAACATTCACAAAATTATTGGAGGGGAAGAAATAAAATCAGAGAGTTGAAGCAAATTGAACCCGAACCCAAAAAGAGgttcagaatattttttttcAGTGAATTGGAGCTGAACCTATGGTTCCAACCCCCTATGACTGACTCTGAACTAGAACCAGACCTCTAAACACAACTTAGTAAGCGCTTCAAAATAAATGATTCAGTAACCAGGAATTTAGTTTTCAACTGCATGATTGCTTTATTTTcttggtttttaaatctgttgtaTGTATTctgtttgaatttttaaaagttttttgcaaatataaacagtttaaaaataaatatttttctcaagTTAGTTATCACTTGGATGACTAAATTATATTAATGCATTTCAAGAAGGCCATCTGCAAGGTGAACCCAACAAGGaggatgggaagagagctggccttgtagcaagcatgaattgtcccctgggagactacatgggagcactgtaagatattccccttaggagatggggccactctgggaagagaatctgcatgtttgcatgcagaaggtccaagattccctccctggtatctccaaaataggacaagatttttttttataggacaagatttttttattgaaccaacaaactaccaaagcatacagtacgttgccaaagcacaattatatacaaagtggttgtttgtacatgatatatctacaaagatttacacacaaggatttggaaacccacaaggttatgaagtatatgcaggtagtactgtaactcaggggtgggggattacaaggcaaaatagggctgagagagactccttcctgtaaccttgggaaagctgctgcccgTTTGTGCAGAGTCAATaatgagatagatggaccaatggtttgactcagtgtaaggcagcttcctgtgttcctatcactATATTCATTTTACAGAGTTACACTCAAGCAAAAGAGTTTAGTATTATTCCACATGGAACATATCAAATCATTTCAAAACTATATGAAAGTATCAGAACCAGCTATCAACTCACTTTTTAAAGTACATGTCTGAACCAGAGAGCTAAAAACAGATAGTAAACTCATGAATCTGAATCAGAACTGAATCCAAATGATTAAAGGATTTTAACTCGTTGACTAAAATACATGTGAAGCATCCTCCATTCTCTGGAAATCCTGAAACAAGACTGGGTGGCTTTCTAAACAGCTGTTTTCTATTTCTGGCACAAATTACTGTGAAGGATGGAGGGACTCTACAGCTTGTCAAATGAAAGGACAAAGGAGCACAGTCTCCCTCCTTTACACCTTAAAATCTATATAACTTGTCATTCTGTAAGTGAGGCTTCTGAAAATGTGATAAAAGATATAGTTGTCTGGATTGAATTAGTGAGGCATGAAAAACACCAAGACCCAGCCATTAAGGAAGCCATCAGCAGTTTTTCTGTTGCCTTGATCTTTGCACTTGCCCTGTATGTGAATGACAGTACACCAACCTTCTTGAAAATCTTTTGATGAGCAGGAAGTACAGTCCTTAAGCTTCTTTGTCTGCCTGAGGAACTTCATTTTTGCAGTGAAAAGTCACAAACGTATGACTAACTTGCATTAATGCTTGCAGCCTTTCAAGGAGGCCATCAGCAAGGTgaagccaaaaagaaaaagtgcTGCTCAAGACTTGATTTATTCAGTACTAACCAGATGGGAACAAAGAAAAGAACTAACTTCCCACTGTAAAATGCTAATTATCTAAAGGTCACAATGAAATCTTTGGATCCTAATGCCCTTTTTTAATCAATAAAATTTGCTTTAATGTCAAGCTACATACAAAAACAGCACttgacaaaagaaaagaaaagaaatggggaCAAATGTTCCCAAAAGGCAGGATGAAAAACTGAAAGACCAATTACATACATAGTCCTTTCAGGCCTCTCCTTTCATGGAAGGAGTTTTCTGGTTAAAGCTCTAGAATTTTCCTAAGCTagctctgtgcatgtgcatatcCCATAGGAGTGACTGCACCAAACTGACTAAGAACAAGAAAAATACCTGATGTTTCCAGATCTGGATGATAATTGTAGCTGAAAGACAAGGCACAGCCTCTCTCTGTCACTTGGTAAGGGAAACAACTGTCAAAAATATCCACCCCTCTTTCAATGCACTCCAGCACTAAATCGGGCCTGCCAATACCGTGGATGAGTCTGCAGACATACAAAGACAAAAGGCATTTCAGTCAGGTGATCAAATTTATTGCAATCTATAAAGTTTCTATCAATACAGATAGATATGCTAACTTCCTGCTTTATCTTAAAATTTCACAGGATTTACAATTTAAAGAACACAATGTTCAATTATACCCAAAAATAAAGTCATATTTACAGCCAATTACAAAGAATAAGCAGCAAGCAAAGCAGTATATTGACTACAACGCATCCTTCAAAGCCTGACAGAAGTGACAGTCTTATTATGTGCCTTAACATGTGCAGGCTTGGCATCAATGGACTGAATCAAGGACTTTATTCCCTAATGTCCATGGCCTCTTCTAAGAAGACCTTGGTCTCACATCCAGCAGTAGATGTAAAGGGATCTGGACCTCCTATCATATCTTAATGGTTAAAAGGAAGCATACAGGGAGATGTACTCTTTGAAACATGCAGGACTTAACATTGTATAAAACTTTATCAATTAGCAGCAGCATCTTGAAGAGTGCCTAGCCACCATAAGTGCCTAGCCATACACTGGTTTAACCAACTGAATGCTGTGGtaagaagcatgacttgtccccttagctaagcacggtccaccctggttgcatatgaaagggagactacaagtgtgagcacttctCACACTTCTAtttattcccttcaggggatggtgccactctgggaagagcagaagattccaagttccctctctggcatctccaagatagggctgagagagattcctgcctgcaaccttggagaagccgctgccagcctgtgaagacaatattgagctagatagaccaatggtctgactcagtatatgacagcttcctatgttcctatgtaattatTGGGATTTTAAATGCATCCTTTTCTTAGAAATGGAAGGGGGTATAACATATGCTAGGTCTTCtatttgcaactcattcaatatGCTGTAGCACATTTCAAATTCCCTTTCATCCCAGCAACCCAGATCTACTTTCTATTTGGGCAATGATCAACATTTGAAATTTACCAATCTGCTTCACAGGGCAAATTACTACTACTCATCCTCATCATCAATATAATCTTTTAGTGTACAAAGTGCTTTTCAATTCTCATTTATTGGAGCCCACATGCCAGCTTAAACTTGAGCTGCTGGCTAGAATGTCTTATTTTGGCTTTCTCATTTTAAATAAGTTCTAAGATGGAGTGAACAGTGTCAACGCAAAATGTGAAAGCCTGAAGTATCAGTAACTTTTACTTACCTATATCTTAACTCAGTTAAAGGATTTTCAGCAGGGCTGGAACCTTTGGTAGGGTATCAAGTTTAAGTTTCATTCCATTGCCCTATGCTAAACTTTCCTGCTACTTAACAAGATAGGCACAACTACTGCTCTGTGACTGGGTGACAATTATACTTCTCAGAATGGAGGTGCATGAGCAGCACATCTGCTTTGGAGTCCTTTCTGAATAAATAGTTATCAAGATAAAACGGTATTGTTTGCTTCTTGCATATTTCTTCTTCATCAGATCACATGAGCTCATTGCACCCAaagt of the Hemicordylus capensis ecotype Gifberg chromosome 3, rHemCap1.1.pri, whole genome shotgun sequence genome contains:
- the QTRT2 gene encoding queuine tRNA-ribosyltransferase accessory subunit 2 isoform X7; this encodes MLKTVSIWGYAGRMEITASKFMDIQLAFQPDWFQCLSDGDTIAGAVSKKRAKKSVDRSLSFLDECLQLLEKSPELQQSMMIGVIEGGDVLEERLRSARETAKRPVAGFLLDGFQGDAMAKETKFELLSAVTAELPEDKPRLIHGIGRPDLVLECIERGVDIFDSCFPYQVTERGCALSFSYNYHPDLETSVIKENGKPDAEKKEAEKIKSETSNGAQEMTSFEIYLKEKRFQDDFGPLVNGCSCYCCQNHSRAYIHHLLVTNELLAGVLLMMHNFQHYFSFFCAIRDALKEDRLTQLRESIVQQVL
- the QTRT2 gene encoding queuine tRNA-ribosyltransferase accessory subunit 2 isoform X6, whose protein sequence is MDWGEEGQAAGAETVSIWGYAGRMEITASKFMDIQLAFQPDWFQCLSDGDTIAGAVSKKRAKKSVDRSLSFLDECLQLLEKSPELQQSMMIGVIEGGDVLEERLRSARETAKRPVAGFLLDGFQGDAMAKETKFELLSAVTAELPEDKPRLIHGIGRPDLVLECIERGVDIFDSCFPYQVTERGCALSFSYNYHPDLETSVIKENGKPDAEKKEAEKIKSETSNGAQEMTSFEIYLKEKRFQDDFGPLVNGCSCYCCQNHSRAYIHHLLVTNELLAGVLLMMHNFQHYFSFFCAIRDALKEDRLTQLRESIVQQVL
- the QTRT2 gene encoding queuine tRNA-ribosyltransferase accessory subunit 2 isoform X5, giving the protein MPDSVLYCSLHDPVNSSPPGFNNNKTVSIWGYAGRMEITASKFMDIQLAFQPDWFQCLSDGDTIAGAVSKKRAKKSVDRSLSFLDECLQLLEKSPELQQSMMIGVIEGGDVLEERLRSARETAKRPVAGFLLDGFQGDAMAKETKFELLSAVTAELPEDKPRLIHGIGRPDLVLECIERGVDIFDSCFPYQVTERGCALSFSYNYHPDLETSVIKENGKPDAEKKEAEKIKSETSNGAQEMTSFEIYLKEKRFQDDFGPLVNGCSCYCCQNHSRAYIHHLLVTNELLAGVLLMMHNFQHYFSFFCAIRDALKEDRLTQLRESIVQQVL